Proteins encoded by one window of Streptomyces sp. ALI-76-A:
- a CDS encoding TerB family tellurite resistance protein, which yields MLPGRGLKSRAVRPVRLLGTRTAWTTVGDGEFFCPGCGGDRNYQRLTGRRRFTFLGVPVVPRGETGPVVECAACRRHFGADVLDHPTTTRFSAMLRDAVHTVALAVLAAGGTGSRTVLETAAASVRAAGFDDCTEDQLSALVDALAADTGRVYDRPCGAGLAIELHEALDPLAAHLAPAGRESILLQGARIALADGPYTPAEREVLTTVGSALTICADDVARLLVAARTPS from the coding sequence GTGCTGCCAGGACGGGGACTAAAGAGCCGTGCCGTCAGGCCTGTGCGCCTCCTGGGCACGCGTACCGCGTGGACGACCGTCGGTGACGGCGAGTTCTTCTGCCCGGGCTGCGGAGGAGACCGCAACTACCAACGGCTGACCGGGCGCCGCCGCTTCACCTTCCTCGGCGTGCCCGTCGTGCCGCGCGGCGAGACCGGCCCGGTCGTGGAGTGCGCCGCCTGCCGCCGTCATTTCGGCGCCGACGTCCTCGACCACCCGACCACCACCCGTTTCTCCGCGATGCTCCGCGACGCCGTCCACACCGTCGCCCTGGCGGTCCTCGCCGCGGGCGGCACCGGCTCCCGTACGGTCCTGGAGACCGCCGCCGCCTCGGTCCGCGCCGCCGGCTTCGACGACTGCACCGAGGACCAGTTGAGCGCCCTCGTGGACGCCCTCGCCGCGGACACCGGCCGGGTCTACGACCGCCCCTGCGGAGCCGGGCTGGCCATAGAGCTGCACGAGGCACTCGACCCGCTGGCCGCGCACCTCGCCCCGGCCGGCCGTGAGTCGATCCTTCTCCAGGGCGCCCGGATCGCCCTCGCCGACGGTCCGTACACCCCCGCCGAACGCGAGGTCCTGACGACCGTGGGCTCCGCGCTGACGATCTGCGCCGACGACGTGGCCCGGCTGTTGGTGGCGGCCCGCACGCCCTCGTAG
- a CDS encoding MMPL family transporter, with protein sequence MGAVRTRTPGRRRAVPWLVLGLWIGLLVLVSPFAAKLSDVQRDRAVDYLPASADSTQVAKIQERLPGGEATEMVVVYHRDGGLTAADRATAAGQIERIADAHRLTGQPRGIPSEDGTTLMYPVASTEPGTDEEARDALVNDVREAARGADGMSVEVGGEGALATDANEVYDSLDGPLLYTTAAVVALLLIVIYRSPFLWLVPLTVAGLAEYLSMGVAYGLHQGFGTSVSGQSSGIMTILVFGAGTDYALLLVARYREELRRFERPYDAMAAALRGCGPAVLASSGTVAAGLLCLLAADLNSSRGMGPLGTVGVLCALLAMLTLLPAVLVLLGRRVFWPLVPRYGSTPKARRSLFTAMGGSAGRRPLTVLAGGAVLLGALALGTLNLPGSLKQEDSFTSKPDAVAAMETLAAAYPERGTQPLTVIAPTDRADATLAEVRDTQGVDSAERGRSGDGWTEISVTAVSPPQSAGETTTIEALRDRLDGSYVGGPSAEQLDLKDTNARDRLVVVPLVLVSVLLILIALLRSLVAPLLLVAAVVAVWGAALGIGGLVFGPVLGFEGTDPGLGLLSFVFLVALGVDYGIFLMHRMREESLNGAEPVAAALTALRTTGGVIASAGLVLAATFGVLTAMPLVQLVELGFVIAVGVLLDTFLVRTYLVTSASVALRRAVWWPGRLARAPEPEPEPERQPVGA encoded by the coding sequence ATGGGGGCCGTAAGGACACGTACGCCGGGGCGGCGCAGGGCCGTGCCGTGGCTGGTGCTCGGGTTGTGGATCGGGCTGCTGGTGCTCGTGTCGCCGTTCGCGGCGAAGCTGTCGGACGTGCAGCGGGACCGGGCCGTGGACTACCTGCCGGCGAGCGCCGACTCCACGCAGGTCGCGAAGATCCAGGAGCGGCTGCCCGGGGGCGAGGCCACCGAGATGGTGGTCGTGTACCACCGGGACGGCGGGCTGACCGCCGCCGACCGGGCGACCGCCGCCGGACAGATCGAGCGGATCGCGGACGCGCACCGGCTCACCGGACAGCCGCGGGGCATCCCGTCCGAGGACGGCACCACCCTGATGTACCCGGTCGCCAGCACCGAGCCCGGCACCGACGAGGAGGCCCGTGACGCGCTCGTCAACGACGTACGGGAGGCCGCCCGGGGCGCGGACGGGATGAGCGTCGAGGTCGGCGGCGAGGGGGCCCTGGCCACCGACGCGAACGAGGTCTACGACTCGCTGGACGGGCCGCTGCTCTACACCACCGCCGCGGTCGTCGCACTGCTGCTGATCGTCATCTACCGCAGCCCGTTCCTGTGGCTCGTGCCGCTCACCGTCGCGGGGCTCGCCGAGTACCTGTCGATGGGCGTGGCGTACGGGCTCCACCAGGGGTTCGGCACGTCCGTGTCCGGCCAGAGCTCCGGCATCATGACCATCCTCGTGTTCGGCGCGGGCACCGACTACGCGCTCCTGCTCGTCGCCCGCTACCGAGAGGAGCTGCGACGCTTCGAGCGCCCGTACGACGCCATGGCCGCCGCCCTGCGCGGCTGCGGGCCAGCGGTGCTCGCCTCCTCCGGGACCGTCGCCGCCGGACTCCTGTGCCTGCTCGCCGCCGACCTCAACTCCAGCCGGGGCATGGGGCCGCTGGGCACGGTCGGTGTGCTGTGCGCGCTCCTCGCGATGCTGACCCTGCTGCCGGCGGTCCTCGTCCTGCTGGGCCGCCGGGTCTTCTGGCCGCTGGTGCCGCGCTACGGCAGCACGCCCAAGGCCCGCCGGTCGCTGTTCACCGCGATGGGCGGCTCCGCCGGACGCCGGCCGCTGACCGTGCTCGCGGGCGGGGCCGTCCTGCTCGGGGCGCTCGCGCTCGGCACGCTGAACCTGCCCGGCAGCCTCAAGCAGGAGGACTCCTTCACCAGCAAGCCCGACGCGGTCGCCGCCATGGAGACCCTCGCCGCCGCCTACCCCGAGCGCGGCACCCAGCCCCTCACCGTCATCGCGCCCACCGACCGCGCCGACGCGACCCTGGCCGAGGTCCGCGACACGCAGGGCGTCGACAGTGCCGAACGCGGCCGCAGCGGCGACGGCTGGACGGAGATCTCCGTCACCGCCGTCTCCCCGCCCCAGTCGGCGGGCGAGACCACCACGATCGAGGCGCTGCGCGACCGGCTCGACGGCTCCTACGTCGGCGGGCCCAGCGCCGAACAGCTCGACCTGAAGGACACCAACGCCCGCGACCGGCTGGTCGTCGTCCCGCTCGTCCTCGTCTCGGTCCTGCTGATCCTGATCGCCCTGCTGCGGTCCCTGGTCGCGCCGCTGCTCCTGGTGGCCGCCGTGGTCGCGGTGTGGGGCGCCGCCCTCGGCATCGGCGGCCTCGTCTTCGGACCCGTCCTCGGCTTCGAGGGCACCGATCCCGGACTCGGCCTGCTGTCCTTCGTGTTCCTGGTGGCGCTCGGCGTCGACTACGGCATCTTCCTGATGCACCGGATGCGCGAGGAGTCCTTGAACGGCGCCGAACCGGTCGCCGCCGCGCTCACCGCGCTGCGGACGACGGGCGGGGTCATCGCGTCCGCCGGGCTGGTCCTCGCGGCCACCTTCGGGGTGCTCACCGCCATGCCGCTCGTCCAGCTCGTCGAACTCGGCTTCGTCATCGCGGTGGGCGTGCTGCTGGACACGTTCCTCGTCCGCACCTACCTGGTCACCAGCGCGAGCGTGGCGCTGCGGCGGGCGGTGTGGTGGCCGGGGCGGCTGGCGCGGGCGCCGGAACCGGAACCGGAACCTGAGCGGCAGCCCGTCGGTGCCTGA
- a CDS encoding dihydrodipicolinate synthase family protein, translating to MTFPAPLTGVIPPVCTPLTPEREVDVPSLLRLVDHLVAGGVQGLFVLGTSSEAAYLTDRQRRLVVETVAGHVGGQLPVLAGAIDMTTPRVLDHVREVTAAGAEAVVVCAPFYTRTHPAEIARHYRLVAAGSPVPVLAYDLPVAVHTKLPGEVVLELAAEGVLAGLKDSSGDLAGFRAVVSGARDHPGITGFSVLTGSEVIVDAALAVGAHGAVPGLANVDPHGYVRLHRLGRDGDWAAARAEQDRLCGLFGMVEAGDAGRMGASSSALGAFKAALWLRGVIDCPVTAEPQVPLSEAEVERVGGFLTAAGLL from the coding sequence ATGACCTTCCCCGCCCCGCTGACCGGTGTGATCCCGCCCGTCTGCACGCCCCTGACACCGGAGCGCGAGGTGGACGTCCCCTCGTTGCTCAGGCTCGTCGACCACCTGGTGGCGGGCGGGGTGCAAGGCCTGTTCGTGCTGGGCACCTCGTCCGAGGCCGCGTACCTGACGGACCGGCAGCGCAGGCTGGTCGTGGAGACGGTGGCCGGTCATGTCGGCGGCCAACTCCCGGTGCTGGCCGGGGCGATCGACATGACGACACCCCGGGTGCTGGACCACGTACGTGAGGTGACGGCGGCAGGCGCGGAGGCGGTGGTCGTGTGCGCCCCCTTCTACACCCGCACCCACCCGGCCGAGATCGCCCGCCACTACCGCCTGGTCGCGGCGGGCAGCCCGGTTCCCGTCCTCGCGTACGACCTCCCCGTGGCCGTCCACACCAAGCTCCCCGGCGAGGTGGTCCTGGAACTCGCCGCCGAGGGAGTGCTCGCCGGCCTCAAGGACTCCAGCGGCGACCTGGCGGGCTTCCGCGCGGTCGTCTCCGGCGCCCGGGACCACCCCGGCATCACCGGCTTCAGCGTGCTGACCGGCTCCGAGGTCATCGTCGACGCGGCCCTCGCGGTGGGAGCGCACGGCGCGGTGCCCGGGCTGGCCAACGTGGACCCCCACGGGTACGTCCGCCTGCACCGCCTGGGCCGGGACGGTGACTGGGCGGCGGCGCGCGCCGAACAGGATCGGCTGTGCGGGCTGTTCGGCATGGTGGAGGCGGGGGACGCGGGGCGGATGGGGGCCAGTTCCTCGGCCCTGGGCGCGTTCAAGGCGGCGCTGTGGCTGCGGGGAGTCATCGACTGCCCGGTGACGGCGGAGCCCCAGGTTCCGTTGTCGGAGGCGGAGGTGGAACGGGTGGGCGGCTTCCTCACGGCGGCGGGCCTGCTGTGA
- a CDS encoding response regulator transcription factor, with protein MTIRVLLADDQTLVREAFAMLVESARDMEVVGQAATGREAVRLARDGRADLVVMDIRMPDLDGIEATRLIAADEDLAGVKVLVLTTYDTDEYIVEALRAGASGFLVKDTRPAELLDAIRTVAAGDALLSPGPTARLIARFLRSPAGPVAGGGPECLSEREREVLALVGGGLNNTEIGQTLGLSPLTAKTHVSRIMGKLGARDRAQLVVVAYESGVVTPGNG; from the coding sequence ATGACCATCCGCGTACTGCTCGCCGACGACCAGACCCTCGTGCGGGAGGCGTTCGCGATGCTCGTGGAGTCGGCGCGGGACATGGAGGTGGTCGGGCAGGCGGCCACCGGGCGGGAGGCCGTGCGGCTGGCCCGCGACGGGCGTGCCGACCTGGTGGTGATGGACATCCGCATGCCCGACCTGGACGGCATCGAGGCGACCCGGCTGATCGCCGCCGACGAGGATCTGGCGGGCGTGAAGGTGCTGGTCCTGACCACCTACGACACCGACGAGTACATCGTCGAGGCGCTGCGCGCCGGAGCCTCCGGCTTCCTGGTGAAGGACACCAGGCCCGCCGAACTCCTGGACGCGATCCGCACGGTGGCGGCCGGGGACGCCCTGCTGTCACCGGGACCCACCGCCCGGCTGATCGCACGGTTCCTGCGCAGCCCGGCCGGGCCGGTGGCCGGCGGCGGGCCCGAGTGCCTGTCGGAGCGGGAGCGGGAGGTGCTCGCGCTGGTGGGGGGCGGGCTCAACAACACGGAGATCGGGCAGACGCTGGGGCTCAGTCCGCTGACCGCGAAGACCCACGTCAGCCGGATCATGGGGAAGCTGGGGGCGCGGGACCGGGCGCAACTCGTCGTGGTGGCGTACGAGTCGGGGGTGGTGACCCCGGGGAACGGGTGA
- a CDS encoding histidine kinase — protein sequence MRPWGRLRTGGGPARLRHDALLALSLALADSVLALTVADGRRPDAVGWTLLFAGHLPIVWRGRSPMLALCLMVSLIAPYHALDYNHTAPIAPTMLILYTVAATGTARRTLITGSVVIVVTLTLNALTNPDGMVEFLRISGWIVAVLLFGGYVRVHRQYIASVLERAERAERTREEEARRRVAEERLRIARDLHDLLAHSITLIGVQTSVAAHVLTTDPERLDRETVARALDDIAETCRTARGELRTTLEVLRDQGALGEAREPLPGLDGLPDLVEAARLAGARVEPSVRIRQAPPAVGAAAYRIVQEALTNAVRHAGPEPGIRVEMHERDGALHLSVTDDGTGPTSGGTPGFGLVGMRERARSVGGTLDAGPRAGGGFGVTAVLPLGSVMPGGGTG from the coding sequence CTGCGGCCCTGGGGGAGGCTACGCACCGGCGGGGGGCCCGCCCGGCTCCGCCATGACGCCCTGCTCGCCCTGAGCCTGGCCCTGGCCGACTCCGTGCTGGCCCTGACCGTCGCCGACGGGCGCCGGCCCGACGCGGTCGGCTGGACACTGCTGTTCGCCGGCCACCTGCCGATCGTGTGGCGCGGACGCAGCCCGATGCTCGCGCTCTGCCTGATGGTGTCGCTGATCGCGCCGTACCACGCGCTCGACTACAACCACACCGCCCCGATCGCCCCGACCATGCTGATCCTCTACACGGTCGCCGCGACCGGAACGGCCCGCCGCACACTGATCACCGGGTCCGTCGTGATCGTCGTCACGCTGACCCTGAACGCGCTCACCAACCCCGACGGGATGGTGGAGTTCCTGCGGATCTCCGGCTGGATCGTGGCCGTCCTGCTCTTCGGCGGTTACGTGCGCGTCCACCGCCAGTACATCGCCTCCGTGCTGGAACGCGCCGAACGCGCCGAACGCACCCGCGAGGAGGAGGCCCGCAGAAGGGTCGCCGAGGAGCGGCTGCGGATCGCCCGGGACCTGCACGACCTGCTCGCCCACAGCATCACCCTCATCGGGGTCCAGACCTCCGTCGCCGCGCACGTCCTGACCACCGACCCGGAGCGGCTCGACCGGGAGACGGTGGCCAGGGCGCTCGACGACATCGCCGAGACCTGCCGCACGGCGCGCGGGGAACTGCGGACCACCTTGGAGGTGCTGCGGGACCAGGGAGCCCTGGGGGAGGCCCGGGAGCCGCTGCCCGGTCTCGACGGACTGCCGGACCTCGTGGAGGCCGCGCGGCTCGCGGGTGCCCGGGTCGAGCCGAGCGTGCGGATACGTCAGGCGCCGCCCGCCGTGGGCGCCGCCGCCTACCGCATCGTCCAGGAGGCGCTCACCAACGCGGTGCGGCACGCCGGGCCCGAACCGGGCATCCGCGTCGAGATGCACGAACGGGACGGCGCCCTGCACCTGTCGGTGACCGACGACGGCACCGGGCCCACCTCCGGCGGCACCCCCGGCTTCGGGCTCGTCGGCATGCGGGAGCGGGCCCGCAGCGTCGGTGGCACACTCGACGCCGGACCGCGGGCCGGGGGCGGCTTCGGGGTGACCGCCGTGCTGCCGCTCGGGTCCGTCATGCCTGGAGGGGGAACCGGATGA